From a region of the Campylobacter sp. genome:
- a CDS encoding 5-formyltetrahydrofolate cyclo-ligase — translation MQKNEFRAICKSRLKSHAARAARCEHYALLWRLEQLIKFLKARKILIFLPMSYEPNVLILRKKLSKSCEFYVPFMVDISLKMVRLRQPFKISRFGLRQTLPQNGYFKKVDLAVVPAIGVDGAMARIGHGKGFYDMFFSGLKLKPAIAFVSIKDCFCSEILSLDHDVKGDFYITPSQNYLKRGKYDRDFNRLVRSCGGRWHRILSS, via the coding sequence ATGCAAAAGAATGAATTTAGAGCAATTTGCAAATCGCGTCTAAAATCTCACGCCGCGCGCGCGGCTAGATGCGAGCATTACGCACTTTTATGGCGGCTGGAGCAGCTGATAAAATTTTTAAAAGCGCGTAAAATTTTGATATTTTTGCCGATGAGCTACGAGCCGAACGTTTTGATTTTAAGAAAAAAGCTATCAAAAAGCTGCGAATTTTACGTTCCGTTTATGGTGGATATTAGCTTAAAAATGGTAAGATTGCGCCAACCTTTTAAAATTTCACGCTTTGGGCTGCGGCAGACGCTTCCACAAAACGGATATTTTAAAAAGGTCGATCTAGCCGTGGTTCCAGCTATCGGAGTGGATGGCGCAATGGCTAGAATAGGACATGGGAAAGGATTTTACGATATGTTTTTTTCAGGTCTGAAGCTTAAGCCCGCAATCGCGTTCGTGAGTATAAAAGACTGCTTTTGCAGCGAAATTTTATCGCTTGATCACGACGTAAAGGGCGATTTTTACATAACTCCGAGCCAAAATTACCTAAAAAGAGGAAAGTATGATAGAGATTTTAATCGCCTTGTGCGCTCTTGCGGTGGGCGCTGGCATAGGATACTTAGTAGCTAG
- a CDS encoding TlpA disulfide reductase family protein: MKFRFFLALFTAVLFLAGCGDDEDKKSSDTPTEANATQLQSETEAVIQVDYTAPFTLQLSNGKILNMQKTKQGFRIDNNSTATLFAFFTPWCDACAVQVSALNAAKQAYSGKLDIIGVMIGDANLDDAKNYASAHEVNYAIAYGEGTDFFTKALGGINEVPYIAIYDEKGEFSAQYFGLMPEEILMTELEKIF, translated from the coding sequence ATGAAATTTCGTTTTTTTCTAGCGCTTTTTACGGCTGTTTTGTTTCTTGCGGGTTGCGGCGATGATGAGGATAAAAAATCAAGCGATACCCCGACCGAGGCCAACGCCACGCAGCTGCAGTCAGAAACCGAAGCCGTAATCCAAGTCGATTATACCGCTCCTTTTACACTTCAGCTAAGTAACGGCAAAATTTTAAATATGCAAAAGACAAAGCAAGGCTTTCGAATCGATAATAACTCCACCGCGACGCTATTTGCATTTTTTACGCCGTGGTGCGACGCCTGCGCCGTGCAGGTAAGCGCACTAAATGCCGCCAAACAAGCCTACTCCGGCAAGCTTGATATCATCGGCGTGATGATCGGTGATGCAAATTTAGACGATGCAAAAAATTATGCAAGCGCACACGAAGTAAATTACGCGATCGCTTACGGCGAAGGGACGGACTTTTTTACAAAGGCGCTAGGCGGCATAAACGAAGTGCCGTATATAGCGATATACGACGAAAAGGGCGAGTTTAGCGCGCAATATTTCGGGCTGATGCCGGAAGAAATTTTAATGACCGAATTGGAGAAAATTTTCTGA